A genome region from Manihot esculenta cultivar AM560-2 chromosome 5, M.esculenta_v8, whole genome shotgun sequence includes the following:
- the LOC110615322 gene encoding lysophospholipid acyltransferase LPEAT1 isoform X5, which translates to MENELKDVNPEPSKPRQPEPQPETANDNASNRDDRPLLKSDSKGMSTANIEDLEKKFAAFVRNDVYGTMGRGELPLAEKALLGFALVTLLPIRVMLAMIILFFYYSVCRICTLFSAPNRDVEEEQEDFAHMGGWSRAVIVRCGSFVSRVMLFLFGFYWIRESYRILEQPQNKSFTQNEGKDQSGVPERPGAIISNHVSYLDILYHMSSSFPSFVAKRSVGKLPLLGLISKCLGCVYVQRESKSSDFKGVAEGTTTNGDFLLPFKTGAFLAGTPVLPVILRYPYQRFSPAWDSISGVRHVIFLLCQFINYIEVKRLPVYYPSQEEKDNPKLYASNVRWLMAREGDLVMSDIGLAEKRVYHAALNGNNSLPSILHQKDD; encoded by the exons ATGGAGAATGAGCTTAAAGATGTAAATCCGGAGCCTTCCAAGCCCCGCCAACCAGAACCTCAACCGGAAACAGCCAATGACAATGCCTCCAACAGGGATGATCGTCCTCTCCTCAAATCCGATTCCAAAGGGATGTCGACGGCCAATATCGAAGATCTTGAGAAGAAATTCGCTGCATTCGTGCGTAATGACGTCTACGGGACCATGGGACGTGGAGAACTGCCGTTGGCCGAGAAGGCCTTGCTAGGCTTCGCGTTGGTGACTCTCTTGCCGATTCGAGTCATGCTCGCGATGATAATATTGTTCTTTTATTACTCAGTTTGTAGGATTTGCACGCTTTTCTCGGCCCCGAACCGGGACGTGGAGGAGGAGCAGGAGGATTTCGCGCACATGGGAGGGTGGAGCAGGGCCGTGATTGTGAGGTGCGGGAGCTTTGTTTCCAGAGTTATGCTTTTCTTGTTTGGGTTTTATTGGATTAGGGAAAGCTATAGGATTCTAGAGCAACCTCAGAACAAGTCTTTTACTCAG AATGAGGGCAAAGATCAATCTGGAGTACCTGAAAGACCTGGGGCAATAATTTCTAATCATGTTTCGTATTTGGATATTTTGTACCACATGTCTTCTTCTTTTCCAAGTTTTGTTGCCAAG AGATCAGTGGGCAAATTGCCTCTTCTTGGTCTCATCAG CAAGTGCCTCGGTTGTGTCTATGTTCAAAGAGAGTCAAAATCATCTGACTTCAAAGGCGTTGCAG AAGGCACCACAACCAATGGAGATTTCCTTCTTCCGTTCAAGACAGGAGCATTCTTAGCTGGTACTCCTGTGCTTCCAGTGATACTGAGATATCCTTACCAGAGATTCAGTCCTGCTTGGGATTCAATTTCTGGG GTGCGCCATGTGATTTTTCTCCTCTGTCAATTCATAAATTACATAGAAGTGAAAAGGTTACCTGTTTACTATCCATCACAGGAAGAGAAGGACAACCCAAAGCTATATGCTTCTAATGTCCGATGGTTAATGGCTCGTGAG GGTGATTTAGTAATGTCAGATATTGGACTAGCTGAGAAGCGAGTATATCATGCTGCTCTGAATGGTAATAATAGCCTGCCTAGTATTTTGCATCAGAAAGACGATTGA
- the LOC110615322 gene encoding lysophospholipid acyltransferase LPEAT1 isoform X7, whose product MENELKDVNPEPSKPRQPEPQPETANDNASNRDDRPLLKSDSKGMSTANIEDLEKKFAAFVRNDVYGTMGRGELPLAEKALLGFALVTLLPIRVMLAMIILFFYYSVCRICTLFSAPNRDVEEEQEDFAHMGGWSRAVIVRCGSFVSRVMLFLFGFYWIRESYRILEQPQNKSFTQNEGKDQSGVPERPGAIISNHVSYLDILYHMSSSFPSFVAKRSVGKLPLLGLISKCLGCVYVQRESKSSDFKGVAGAVTKRVGEAHQNESAPIMILFPEGTTTNGDFLLPFKTGAFLAGTPVLPVILRYPYQRFSPAWDSISGGEDAAISMTLFQFWS is encoded by the exons ATGGAGAATGAGCTTAAAGATGTAAATCCGGAGCCTTCCAAGCCCCGCCAACCAGAACCTCAACCGGAAACAGCCAATGACAATGCCTCCAACAGGGATGATCGTCCTCTCCTCAAATCCGATTCCAAAGGGATGTCGACGGCCAATATCGAAGATCTTGAGAAGAAATTCGCTGCATTCGTGCGTAATGACGTCTACGGGACCATGGGACGTGGAGAACTGCCGTTGGCCGAGAAGGCCTTGCTAGGCTTCGCGTTGGTGACTCTCTTGCCGATTCGAGTCATGCTCGCGATGATAATATTGTTCTTTTATTACTCAGTTTGTAGGATTTGCACGCTTTTCTCGGCCCCGAACCGGGACGTGGAGGAGGAGCAGGAGGATTTCGCGCACATGGGAGGGTGGAGCAGGGCCGTGATTGTGAGGTGCGGGAGCTTTGTTTCCAGAGTTATGCTTTTCTTGTTTGGGTTTTATTGGATTAGGGAAAGCTATAGGATTCTAGAGCAACCTCAGAACAAGTCTTTTACTCAG AATGAGGGCAAAGATCAATCTGGAGTACCTGAAAGACCTGGGGCAATAATTTCTAATCATGTTTCGTATTTGGATATTTTGTACCACATGTCTTCTTCTTTTCCAAGTTTTGTTGCCAAG AGATCAGTGGGCAAATTGCCTCTTCTTGGTCTCATCAG CAAGTGCCTCGGTTGTGTCTATGTTCAAAGAGAGTCAAAATCATCTGACTTCAAAGGCGTTGCAG GTGCTGTGACTAAAAGAGTTGGAGAAGCTCATCAGAATGAGTCTGCTCCTATAATGATACTTTTCCCTG AAGGCACCACAACCAATGGAGATTTCCTTCTTCCGTTCAAGACAGGAGCATTCTTAGCTGGTACTCCTGTGCTTCCAGTGATACTGAGATATCCTTACCAGAGATTCAGTCCTGCTTGGGATTCAATTTCTGGG GGAGAAGATGCTGCGATTTCCATGACACTGTTTCAGTTTTGGTCTTAG
- the LOC110615322 gene encoding lysophospholipid acyltransferase LPEAT1 isoform X2, whose amino-acid sequence MENELKDVNPEPSKPRQPEPQPETANDNASNRDDRPLLKSDSKGMSTANIEDLEKKFAAFVRNDVYGTMGRGELPLAEKALLGFALVTLLPIRVMLAMIILFFYYSVCRICTLFSAPNRDVEEEQEDFAHMGGWSRAVIVRCGSFVSRVMLFLFGFYWIRESYRILEQPQNKSFTQNEGKDQSGVPERPGAIISNHVSYLDILYHMSSSFPSFVAKRSVGKLPLLGLISKCLGCVYVQRESKSSDFKGVAVSFVGAVTKRVGEAHQNESAPIMILFPEGTTTNGDFLLPFKTGAFLAGTPVLPVILRYPYQRFSPAWDSISGVRHVIFLLCQFINYIEVKRLPVYYPSQEEKDNPKLYASNVRWLMAREGDLVMSDIGLAEKRVYHAALNGNNSLPSILHQKDD is encoded by the exons ATGGAGAATGAGCTTAAAGATGTAAATCCGGAGCCTTCCAAGCCCCGCCAACCAGAACCTCAACCGGAAACAGCCAATGACAATGCCTCCAACAGGGATGATCGTCCTCTCCTCAAATCCGATTCCAAAGGGATGTCGACGGCCAATATCGAAGATCTTGAGAAGAAATTCGCTGCATTCGTGCGTAATGACGTCTACGGGACCATGGGACGTGGAGAACTGCCGTTGGCCGAGAAGGCCTTGCTAGGCTTCGCGTTGGTGACTCTCTTGCCGATTCGAGTCATGCTCGCGATGATAATATTGTTCTTTTATTACTCAGTTTGTAGGATTTGCACGCTTTTCTCGGCCCCGAACCGGGACGTGGAGGAGGAGCAGGAGGATTTCGCGCACATGGGAGGGTGGAGCAGGGCCGTGATTGTGAGGTGCGGGAGCTTTGTTTCCAGAGTTATGCTTTTCTTGTTTGGGTTTTATTGGATTAGGGAAAGCTATAGGATTCTAGAGCAACCTCAGAACAAGTCTTTTACTCAG AATGAGGGCAAAGATCAATCTGGAGTACCTGAAAGACCTGGGGCAATAATTTCTAATCATGTTTCGTATTTGGATATTTTGTACCACATGTCTTCTTCTTTTCCAAGTTTTGTTGCCAAG AGATCAGTGGGCAAATTGCCTCTTCTTGGTCTCATCAG CAAGTGCCTCGGTTGTGTCTATGTTCAAAGAGAGTCAAAATCATCTGACTTCAAAGGCGTTGCAG TGAGCTTTGTAGGTGCTGTGACTAAAAGAGTTGGAGAAGCTCATCAGAATGAGTCTGCTCCTATAATGATACTTTTCCCTG AAGGCACCACAACCAATGGAGATTTCCTTCTTCCGTTCAAGACAGGAGCATTCTTAGCTGGTACTCCTGTGCTTCCAGTGATACTGAGATATCCTTACCAGAGATTCAGTCCTGCTTGGGATTCAATTTCTGGG GTGCGCCATGTGATTTTTCTCCTCTGTCAATTCATAAATTACATAGAAGTGAAAAGGTTACCTGTTTACTATCCATCACAGGAAGAGAAGGACAACCCAAAGCTATATGCTTCTAATGTCCGATGGTTAATGGCTCGTGAG GGTGATTTAGTAATGTCAGATATTGGACTAGCTGAGAAGCGAGTATATCATGCTGCTCTGAATGGTAATAATAGCCTGCCTAGTATTTTGCATCAGAAAGACGATTGA
- the LOC110615322 gene encoding lysophospholipid acyltransferase LPEAT1 isoform X3: MENELKDVNPEPSKPRQPEPQPETANDNASNRDDRPLLKSDSKGMSTANIEDLEKKFAAFVRNDVYGTMGRGELPLAEKALLGFALVTLLPIRVMLAMIILFFYYSVCRICTLFSAPNRDVEEEQEDFAHMGGWSRAVIVRCGSFVSRVMLFLFGFYWIRESYRILEQPQNKSFTQNEGKDQSGVPERPGAIISNHVSYLDILYHMSSSFPSFVAKRSVGKLPLLGLISKCLGCVYVQRESKSSDFKGVAGAVTKRVGEAHQNESAPIMILFPEGTTTNGDFLLPFKTGAFLAGTPVLPVILRYPYQRFSPAWDSISGVRHVIFLLCQFINYIEVKRLPVYYPSQEEKDNPKLYASNVRWLMAREGDLVMSDIGLAEKRVYHAALNGNNSLPSILHQKDD, from the exons ATGGAGAATGAGCTTAAAGATGTAAATCCGGAGCCTTCCAAGCCCCGCCAACCAGAACCTCAACCGGAAACAGCCAATGACAATGCCTCCAACAGGGATGATCGTCCTCTCCTCAAATCCGATTCCAAAGGGATGTCGACGGCCAATATCGAAGATCTTGAGAAGAAATTCGCTGCATTCGTGCGTAATGACGTCTACGGGACCATGGGACGTGGAGAACTGCCGTTGGCCGAGAAGGCCTTGCTAGGCTTCGCGTTGGTGACTCTCTTGCCGATTCGAGTCATGCTCGCGATGATAATATTGTTCTTTTATTACTCAGTTTGTAGGATTTGCACGCTTTTCTCGGCCCCGAACCGGGACGTGGAGGAGGAGCAGGAGGATTTCGCGCACATGGGAGGGTGGAGCAGGGCCGTGATTGTGAGGTGCGGGAGCTTTGTTTCCAGAGTTATGCTTTTCTTGTTTGGGTTTTATTGGATTAGGGAAAGCTATAGGATTCTAGAGCAACCTCAGAACAAGTCTTTTACTCAG AATGAGGGCAAAGATCAATCTGGAGTACCTGAAAGACCTGGGGCAATAATTTCTAATCATGTTTCGTATTTGGATATTTTGTACCACATGTCTTCTTCTTTTCCAAGTTTTGTTGCCAAG AGATCAGTGGGCAAATTGCCTCTTCTTGGTCTCATCAG CAAGTGCCTCGGTTGTGTCTATGTTCAAAGAGAGTCAAAATCATCTGACTTCAAAGGCGTTGCAG GTGCTGTGACTAAAAGAGTTGGAGAAGCTCATCAGAATGAGTCTGCTCCTATAATGATACTTTTCCCTG AAGGCACCACAACCAATGGAGATTTCCTTCTTCCGTTCAAGACAGGAGCATTCTTAGCTGGTACTCCTGTGCTTCCAGTGATACTGAGATATCCTTACCAGAGATTCAGTCCTGCTTGGGATTCAATTTCTGGG GTGCGCCATGTGATTTTTCTCCTCTGTCAATTCATAAATTACATAGAAGTGAAAAGGTTACCTGTTTACTATCCATCACAGGAAGAGAAGGACAACCCAAAGCTATATGCTTCTAATGTCCGATGGTTAATGGCTCGTGAG GGTGATTTAGTAATGTCAGATATTGGACTAGCTGAGAAGCGAGTATATCATGCTGCTCTGAATGGTAATAATAGCCTGCCTAGTATTTTGCATCAGAAAGACGATTGA
- the LOC110615322 gene encoding lysophospholipid acyltransferase LPEAT1 isoform X8, with protein sequence MENELKDVNPEPSKPRQPEPQPETANDNASNRDDRPLLKSDSKGMSTANIEDLEKKFAAFVRNDVYGTMGRGELPLAEKALLGFALVTLLPIRVMLAMIILFFYYSVCRICTLFSAPNRDVEEEQEDFAHMGGWSRAVIVRCGSFVSRVMLFLFGFYWIRESYRILEQPQNKSFTQNEGKDQSGVPERPGAIISNHVSYLDILYHMSSSFPSFVAKRSVGKLPLLGLISKCLGCVYVQRESKSSDFKGVAVTIVSFVGAVTKRVGEAHQNESAPIMILFPGSNSALVLLRWFINGKEQYVEFHLSIVPSCIMCLGPRNKSRKYHYLL encoded by the exons ATGGAGAATGAGCTTAAAGATGTAAATCCGGAGCCTTCCAAGCCCCGCCAACCAGAACCTCAACCGGAAACAGCCAATGACAATGCCTCCAACAGGGATGATCGTCCTCTCCTCAAATCCGATTCCAAAGGGATGTCGACGGCCAATATCGAAGATCTTGAGAAGAAATTCGCTGCATTCGTGCGTAATGACGTCTACGGGACCATGGGACGTGGAGAACTGCCGTTGGCCGAGAAGGCCTTGCTAGGCTTCGCGTTGGTGACTCTCTTGCCGATTCGAGTCATGCTCGCGATGATAATATTGTTCTTTTATTACTCAGTTTGTAGGATTTGCACGCTTTTCTCGGCCCCGAACCGGGACGTGGAGGAGGAGCAGGAGGATTTCGCGCACATGGGAGGGTGGAGCAGGGCCGTGATTGTGAGGTGCGGGAGCTTTGTTTCCAGAGTTATGCTTTTCTTGTTTGGGTTTTATTGGATTAGGGAAAGCTATAGGATTCTAGAGCAACCTCAGAACAAGTCTTTTACTCAG AATGAGGGCAAAGATCAATCTGGAGTACCTGAAAGACCTGGGGCAATAATTTCTAATCATGTTTCGTATTTGGATATTTTGTACCACATGTCTTCTTCTTTTCCAAGTTTTGTTGCCAAG AGATCAGTGGGCAAATTGCCTCTTCTTGGTCTCATCAG CAAGTGCCTCGGTTGTGTCTATGTTCAAAGAGAGTCAAAATCATCTGACTTCAAAGGCGTTGCAG ttactATAGTGAGCTTTGTAGGTGCTGTGACTAAAAGAGTTGGAGAAGCTCATCAGAATGAGTCTGCTCCTATAATGATACTTTTCCCTG GTAGCAATTCAGCACTTGTTTTGCTGCGATGGTTCATCAATGGGAAAGAGCAATACGTGGAGTTTCATCTCTCAATAGTTCCAAGCTGTATCATGTGTTTGGGTCCTCGCAATAAAAGTAGGAAATACCACTACTTGCTTTGA
- the LOC110615322 gene encoding lysophospholipid acyltransferase LPEAT1 isoform X1, which produces MENELKDVNPEPSKPRQPEPQPETANDNASNRDDRPLLKSDSKGMSTANIEDLEKKFAAFVRNDVYGTMGRGELPLAEKALLGFALVTLLPIRVMLAMIILFFYYSVCRICTLFSAPNRDVEEEQEDFAHMGGWSRAVIVRCGSFVSRVMLFLFGFYWIRESYRILEQPQNKSFTQNEGKDQSGVPERPGAIISNHVSYLDILYHMSSSFPSFVAKRSVGKLPLLGLISKCLGCVYVQRESKSSDFKGVAVTIVSFVGAVTKRVGEAHQNESAPIMILFPEGTTTNGDFLLPFKTGAFLAGTPVLPVILRYPYQRFSPAWDSISGVRHVIFLLCQFINYIEVKRLPVYYPSQEEKDNPKLYASNVRWLMAREGDLVMSDIGLAEKRVYHAALNGNNSLPSILHQKDD; this is translated from the exons ATGGAGAATGAGCTTAAAGATGTAAATCCGGAGCCTTCCAAGCCCCGCCAACCAGAACCTCAACCGGAAACAGCCAATGACAATGCCTCCAACAGGGATGATCGTCCTCTCCTCAAATCCGATTCCAAAGGGATGTCGACGGCCAATATCGAAGATCTTGAGAAGAAATTCGCTGCATTCGTGCGTAATGACGTCTACGGGACCATGGGACGTGGAGAACTGCCGTTGGCCGAGAAGGCCTTGCTAGGCTTCGCGTTGGTGACTCTCTTGCCGATTCGAGTCATGCTCGCGATGATAATATTGTTCTTTTATTACTCAGTTTGTAGGATTTGCACGCTTTTCTCGGCCCCGAACCGGGACGTGGAGGAGGAGCAGGAGGATTTCGCGCACATGGGAGGGTGGAGCAGGGCCGTGATTGTGAGGTGCGGGAGCTTTGTTTCCAGAGTTATGCTTTTCTTGTTTGGGTTTTATTGGATTAGGGAAAGCTATAGGATTCTAGAGCAACCTCAGAACAAGTCTTTTACTCAG AATGAGGGCAAAGATCAATCTGGAGTACCTGAAAGACCTGGGGCAATAATTTCTAATCATGTTTCGTATTTGGATATTTTGTACCACATGTCTTCTTCTTTTCCAAGTTTTGTTGCCAAG AGATCAGTGGGCAAATTGCCTCTTCTTGGTCTCATCAG CAAGTGCCTCGGTTGTGTCTATGTTCAAAGAGAGTCAAAATCATCTGACTTCAAAGGCGTTGCAG ttactATAGTGAGCTTTGTAGGTGCTGTGACTAAAAGAGTTGGAGAAGCTCATCAGAATGAGTCTGCTCCTATAATGATACTTTTCCCTG AAGGCACCACAACCAATGGAGATTTCCTTCTTCCGTTCAAGACAGGAGCATTCTTAGCTGGTACTCCTGTGCTTCCAGTGATACTGAGATATCCTTACCAGAGATTCAGTCCTGCTTGGGATTCAATTTCTGGG GTGCGCCATGTGATTTTTCTCCTCTGTCAATTCATAAATTACATAGAAGTGAAAAGGTTACCTGTTTACTATCCATCACAGGAAGAGAAGGACAACCCAAAGCTATATGCTTCTAATGTCCGATGGTTAATGGCTCGTGAG GGTGATTTAGTAATGTCAGATATTGGACTAGCTGAGAAGCGAGTATATCATGCTGCTCTGAATGGTAATAATAGCCTGCCTAGTATTTTGCATCAGAAAGACGATTGA
- the LOC110615322 gene encoding lysophospholipid acyltransferase LPEAT1 isoform X9, whose amino-acid sequence MENELKDVNPEPSKPRQPEPQPETANDNASNRDDRPLLKSDSKGMSTANIEDLEKKFAAFVRNDVYGTMGRGELPLAEKALLGFALVTLLPIRVMLAMIILFFYYSVCRICTLFSAPNRDVEEEQEDFAHMGGWSRAVIVRCGSFVSRVMLFLFGFYWIRESYRILEQPQNKSFTQNEGKDQSGVPERPGAIISNHVSYLDILYHMSSSFPSFVAKRSVGKLPLLGLISKCLGCVYVQRESKSSDFKGVAVSFVGAVTKRVGEAHQNESAPIMILFPGSNSALVLLRWFINGKEQYVEFHLSIVPSCIMCLGPRNKSRKYHYLL is encoded by the exons ATGGAGAATGAGCTTAAAGATGTAAATCCGGAGCCTTCCAAGCCCCGCCAACCAGAACCTCAACCGGAAACAGCCAATGACAATGCCTCCAACAGGGATGATCGTCCTCTCCTCAAATCCGATTCCAAAGGGATGTCGACGGCCAATATCGAAGATCTTGAGAAGAAATTCGCTGCATTCGTGCGTAATGACGTCTACGGGACCATGGGACGTGGAGAACTGCCGTTGGCCGAGAAGGCCTTGCTAGGCTTCGCGTTGGTGACTCTCTTGCCGATTCGAGTCATGCTCGCGATGATAATATTGTTCTTTTATTACTCAGTTTGTAGGATTTGCACGCTTTTCTCGGCCCCGAACCGGGACGTGGAGGAGGAGCAGGAGGATTTCGCGCACATGGGAGGGTGGAGCAGGGCCGTGATTGTGAGGTGCGGGAGCTTTGTTTCCAGAGTTATGCTTTTCTTGTTTGGGTTTTATTGGATTAGGGAAAGCTATAGGATTCTAGAGCAACCTCAGAACAAGTCTTTTACTCAG AATGAGGGCAAAGATCAATCTGGAGTACCTGAAAGACCTGGGGCAATAATTTCTAATCATGTTTCGTATTTGGATATTTTGTACCACATGTCTTCTTCTTTTCCAAGTTTTGTTGCCAAG AGATCAGTGGGCAAATTGCCTCTTCTTGGTCTCATCAG CAAGTGCCTCGGTTGTGTCTATGTTCAAAGAGAGTCAAAATCATCTGACTTCAAAGGCGTTGCAG TGAGCTTTGTAGGTGCTGTGACTAAAAGAGTTGGAGAAGCTCATCAGAATGAGTCTGCTCCTATAATGATACTTTTCCCTG GTAGCAATTCAGCACTTGTTTTGCTGCGATGGTTCATCAATGGGAAAGAGCAATACGTGGAGTTTCATCTCTCAATAGTTCCAAGCTGTATCATGTGTTTGGGTCCTCGCAATAAAAGTAGGAAATACCACTACTTGCTTTGA
- the LOC110615322 gene encoding lysophospholipid acyltransferase LPEAT1 isoform X4 has translation MENELKDVNPEPSKPRQPEPQPETANDNASNRDDRPLLKSDSKGMSTANIEDLEKKFAAFVRNDVYGTMGRGELPLAEKALLGFALVTLLPIRVMLAMIILFFYYSVCRICTLFSAPNRDVEEEQEDFAHMGGWSRAVIVRCGSFVSRVMLFLFGFYWIRESYRILEQPQNKSFTQNEGKDQSGVPERPGAIISNHVSYLDILYHMSSSFPSFVAKRSVGKLPLLGLISKCLGCVYVQRESKSSDFKGVAVTIVSFVGAVTKRVGEAHQNESAPIMILFPEGTTTNGDFLLPFKTGAFLAGTPVLPVILRYPYQRFSPAWDSISGVRHVIFLLCQFINYIEVKRLPVYYPSQEEKDNPKLYASNVRWLMAREGDLVMSDIGLAEKRVYHAALNGLF, from the exons ATGGAGAATGAGCTTAAAGATGTAAATCCGGAGCCTTCCAAGCCCCGCCAACCAGAACCTCAACCGGAAACAGCCAATGACAATGCCTCCAACAGGGATGATCGTCCTCTCCTCAAATCCGATTCCAAAGGGATGTCGACGGCCAATATCGAAGATCTTGAGAAGAAATTCGCTGCATTCGTGCGTAATGACGTCTACGGGACCATGGGACGTGGAGAACTGCCGTTGGCCGAGAAGGCCTTGCTAGGCTTCGCGTTGGTGACTCTCTTGCCGATTCGAGTCATGCTCGCGATGATAATATTGTTCTTTTATTACTCAGTTTGTAGGATTTGCACGCTTTTCTCGGCCCCGAACCGGGACGTGGAGGAGGAGCAGGAGGATTTCGCGCACATGGGAGGGTGGAGCAGGGCCGTGATTGTGAGGTGCGGGAGCTTTGTTTCCAGAGTTATGCTTTTCTTGTTTGGGTTTTATTGGATTAGGGAAAGCTATAGGATTCTAGAGCAACCTCAGAACAAGTCTTTTACTCAG AATGAGGGCAAAGATCAATCTGGAGTACCTGAAAGACCTGGGGCAATAATTTCTAATCATGTTTCGTATTTGGATATTTTGTACCACATGTCTTCTTCTTTTCCAAGTTTTGTTGCCAAG AGATCAGTGGGCAAATTGCCTCTTCTTGGTCTCATCAG CAAGTGCCTCGGTTGTGTCTATGTTCAAAGAGAGTCAAAATCATCTGACTTCAAAGGCGTTGCAG ttactATAGTGAGCTTTGTAGGTGCTGTGACTAAAAGAGTTGGAGAAGCTCATCAGAATGAGTCTGCTCCTATAATGATACTTTTCCCTG AAGGCACCACAACCAATGGAGATTTCCTTCTTCCGTTCAAGACAGGAGCATTCTTAGCTGGTACTCCTGTGCTTCCAGTGATACTGAGATATCCTTACCAGAGATTCAGTCCTGCTTGGGATTCAATTTCTGGG GTGCGCCATGTGATTTTTCTCCTCTGTCAATTCATAAATTACATAGAAGTGAAAAGGTTACCTGTTTACTATCCATCACAGGAAGAGAAGGACAACCCAAAGCTATATGCTTCTAATGTCCGATGGTTAATGGCTCGTGAG GGTGATTTAGTAATGTCAGATATTGGACTAGCTGAGAAGCGAGTATATCATGCTGCTCTGAATG GTTTATTTTGA
- the LOC110615322 gene encoding lysophospholipid acyltransferase LPEAT1 isoform X6, translating into MENELKDVNPEPSKPRQPEPQPETANDNASNRDDRPLLKSDSKGMSTANIEDLEKKFAAFVRNDVYGTMGRGELPLAEKALLGFALVTLLPIRVMLAMIILFFYYSVCRICTLFSAPNRDVEEEQEDFAHMGGWSRAVIVRCGSFVSRVMLFLFGFYWIRESYRILEQPQNKSFTQNEGKDQSGVPERPGAIISNHVSYLDILYHMSSSFPSFVAKRSVGKLPLLGLISKCLGCVYVQRESKSSDFKGVAVTIVSFVGAVTKRVGEAHQNESAPIMILFPEGTTTNGDFLLPFKTGAFLAGTPVLPVILRYPYQRFSPAWDSISGGEDAAISMTLFQFWS; encoded by the exons ATGGAGAATGAGCTTAAAGATGTAAATCCGGAGCCTTCCAAGCCCCGCCAACCAGAACCTCAACCGGAAACAGCCAATGACAATGCCTCCAACAGGGATGATCGTCCTCTCCTCAAATCCGATTCCAAAGGGATGTCGACGGCCAATATCGAAGATCTTGAGAAGAAATTCGCTGCATTCGTGCGTAATGACGTCTACGGGACCATGGGACGTGGAGAACTGCCGTTGGCCGAGAAGGCCTTGCTAGGCTTCGCGTTGGTGACTCTCTTGCCGATTCGAGTCATGCTCGCGATGATAATATTGTTCTTTTATTACTCAGTTTGTAGGATTTGCACGCTTTTCTCGGCCCCGAACCGGGACGTGGAGGAGGAGCAGGAGGATTTCGCGCACATGGGAGGGTGGAGCAGGGCCGTGATTGTGAGGTGCGGGAGCTTTGTTTCCAGAGTTATGCTTTTCTTGTTTGGGTTTTATTGGATTAGGGAAAGCTATAGGATTCTAGAGCAACCTCAGAACAAGTCTTTTACTCAG AATGAGGGCAAAGATCAATCTGGAGTACCTGAAAGACCTGGGGCAATAATTTCTAATCATGTTTCGTATTTGGATATTTTGTACCACATGTCTTCTTCTTTTCCAAGTTTTGTTGCCAAG AGATCAGTGGGCAAATTGCCTCTTCTTGGTCTCATCAG CAAGTGCCTCGGTTGTGTCTATGTTCAAAGAGAGTCAAAATCATCTGACTTCAAAGGCGTTGCAG ttactATAGTGAGCTTTGTAGGTGCTGTGACTAAAAGAGTTGGAGAAGCTCATCAGAATGAGTCTGCTCCTATAATGATACTTTTCCCTG AAGGCACCACAACCAATGGAGATTTCCTTCTTCCGTTCAAGACAGGAGCATTCTTAGCTGGTACTCCTGTGCTTCCAGTGATACTGAGATATCCTTACCAGAGATTCAGTCCTGCTTGGGATTCAATTTCTGGG GGAGAAGATGCTGCGATTTCCATGACACTGTTTCAGTTTTGGTCTTAG